From Lusitaniella coriacea LEGE 07157:
AAAGTAAGGACGATCCCCAAAGATGCCCGATTCATTCGCTCAGAGCAAAAATTTACTCATTGACGCGATCGCGCGATACCGCGACTGCGTTGATTATCTCGCCATCCGCCTGGAAGAATCCGAAGGAACCAACATCCTACTGCGAGGAGATAAAGTAGAAACCCTTAGCGAAACGATTGCCTTGGGAGGACAAGTCAGAGCGTGTCATAAAGGCGGATGGGGTTTTGCCACCTTTAATAAATTCTCCACCCTCGCAGAACGCATCGAAGAAGCCATCGCCGCCGCTCGATTAGTTGGCGATGAAGAAACGCTCCTCGCCGCGATCGATCCCGTCCAGAAAATTTGTCAACTCTCCCTCACCGGAACCGATCCTCGCCTCGTTCCCCTCCCCCAAAAAAAAGAACTGTGCGATCGCTACAACGACATCCTACTAACCACTAACCCTCGCATCGCCAGCAGCCAAGTCAGCTACGGCGACAGCACCCAACACATTCTCCTCGCCACCTCAGAAGGAACCCTCCTCGAACAATCCTGGGTTGATATGGAAATGCGATTTTCCGCGATCGCGCGCAACGGCGACATCGTACAAACAGGGCGAGAAACCACCGGATCTCGCAAAGCCTACGAAGACCTGACACAACTCGACGGAAAAGTTCGCGATACTGCCGAACGTGCCGTCACCGCCCTCTCCCTGCCCCCCGTTACAGGCAACACCTATACCGTCGTTATTGACCCCATCCTCACCGGATTGTTTGTTCACGAAGCTTTCGGACACCTCTCCGAAGCAGATATGACCTACGAAAATCCCGATCTCCTCGAAGTCATGAGTATGGGCAAGCGCTTTGGAAGCAAAGAATTACAAATTTTTGACGGAGCCGCCCCCACAGGTCATCGCGGCAGCTACTTCTACGACGACGAAGGAACCCCCGCCACAACCACGCAACTTATTGAAGATGGCGTTTTAGTCGGACGCTTGCACTCCCGCGAAACCGCCGGAAAATTGGGAGAAAAACCCACCGGAAATGCGCGCTGTCTCAACTATCACTATCCGCCAATCGTTCGCATGACCAACACTTGGATTGCCCGTGGCACCACTCCCGTTAAGGATTTAACCGCCGAAATCAAAGAAGGGGTGTACGCGCAAAACTGGTTGGGGGGAATGACCAATGGGGAGATGTTTACCTTTAGTGCGGGGGAAGCCTGGATGATTCGTAACGGGAAACTTGCCGAACCCGTGCGCGATGTCACCCTATCGGGAAACGTTTTTAAAACCCTTGCCAATATTGAAGCGATTGGTAATGATTTTTACTGGGATGAATCCGGCGGTTGTGGTAAATCCGGACAAAGTGGTTTGCCAGTCGGCTGTGGCGGACCGAGTTTGCGCATCCGCGATGTGGTTGTAGGAGGAGAAGCAAAGTAAGCTGTTCTACATTTAAAGGGTGACTTGGGGTGACGCGGGGACACAGTGAGAGTTTGACCGGTTTTATAAAGAGCGTCTAATGAGCCGCGATGCATTTAGATTGTGAATGAGACTGACGCGGAGAGTTTGACAGAGTGCAATAGCCTGACGTAAATGTGTAGGATTTGATATCAATTGAAAATTGACAAACCACCAGAAATAGTCAGGTTTTTCTTCATCGCTGATGGCTGAGAGCTGATGGCTGATGGCTTAACGCGATACAGAGCGCCCAATCCCCAATTTGGATATGTTTTAGCTTAATTAGGACTCACATCACTGAATCCCTTCATCCCCCTTGTTAGAATTGACTATTCTCCAATCTTCTAATTCTGCCTTTGGGAAAGGTTACAACTGTGAAACCTTGTCATGGAAATGCTAGATCTATCCATCTAATCTCCATTAATTTGATGCCTTGGGATGGCAAGTACTTGTTATTTTTAGCATCATTTTCATAGCGACAGATATGAATAAAAAAAACTTGATATTAATTGTAGACGATCAACCTAGTAATCTTGAGTTCTTATCTCGATTCCTTAAAAAGAGTGGATTTGATATTCAAGTTTTACAAGATGGAACAACAGCATTAGAGCGAGTCGTTGAAATCGATCCAGACCTTATTTTACTAGACATTATCATGCCTGGTATCGATGGACTGGAAGTATGTCGTAGGCTAAAAAGCTGGGGAGAAACAAAAGATATCCCTATTATTTTCATGACGGCATTGAATGATGTATTGGATAAGGTTTCAGGTTTAACTGTTGGCGGTGCAGATTACATCACGAAGCCTTTTCAAGAAGATGAAGTTTTAGCTCGTATTAACTTGCACATAAAGCAAGCAAGAATGATGCAAGAAATAGAAAGAAGTAACTTGCATCTCAAACAAGAAATCGATCGAAGAAAGTTGCTAGAGAAGCAACTCATTGACTCAAAAACAAGACTCTCTTTTTTAATCGATCGCGCTCCGCTTGGAGTTATTGAATGGAATCAAACTTTTGAGGTTTCAACATGGAATCCTGCGGCTGAAATTATTTTTGGTTATAGCGAAGAAGAAGCTTTAAAACTGAGAGGCTTTAAGTTTATTTTCACCGAACACTCCAGAGTCTATTTTGGGAAGGTTTTTGCCGAACTTTTGAATAATAAATTAATCAGTCACCATACCCATAAAAACCTCACCAAAGATGGGAAAATAATTGTTTGTGAATGGTACAATACCGTAGTTATTGACGAGCAAGATAATGTCATTGGTATTGTGGCAATTGTTGTTGATGTTACCAAGCGAAAGCGAGCAGAAGATGAAATTCAGTTATTGTTAAATACCATTCAAGCCGTTAATGTCGTTAGCGATGTTCGTTCTGCTCTAGAGGTCACTCTTCGCCAAATCATTGAAACTATTGAATGGGATTTTGGCGAGGCATGGATTCCCAATTCCACAGAAAACTGTCTTGAATATTCAACGGGTTTGGGAATTGACGATCCCAACATAGATATTTTTAAACAACAAAATTCGCAATTGACTTTTTTGCCTAACCAAGGATTGCCGGGACAGGTTTGGCATTCTCGGAAATTAGAATGGATTGAAGATATATCTCTCATTCGAGATTCCACATTTTCTCATTCCCAAATTGCAAAGAATACTGGCTTAAAAACAGCATTAGGATTACCAATTATTCAGGATAATGAAGTATTAGCAATTTTAGTTCTTTTTAAAAAAGATACGCTCGTTCCCGACGAGCGATTGCTCGATTTATTAAATGCAGTAACGAAGCAATTGGGATCTTTGATTCAGCGCAAAAAAATTGAAGCGAATTTAGCGATCGCGAACCAACAACTCCAACACCTAGCGACCATTGACAGTTTAACCCAAATTCCCAATCGCCGCTATT
This genomic window contains:
- a CDS encoding GGDEF domain-containing response regulator, with the protein product MNKKNLILIVDDQPSNLEFLSRFLKKSGFDIQVLQDGTTALERVVEIDPDLILLDIIMPGIDGLEVCRRLKSWGETKDIPIIFMTALNDVLDKVSGLTVGGADYITKPFQEDEVLARINLHIKQARMMQEIERSNLHLKQEIDRRKLLEKQLIDSKTRLSFLIDRAPLGVIEWNQTFEVSTWNPAAEIIFGYSEEEALKLRGFKFIFTEHSRVYFGKVFAELLNNKLISHHTHKNLTKDGKIIVCEWYNTVVIDEQDNVIGIVAIVVDVTKRKRAEDEIQLLLNTIQAVNVVSDVRSALEVTLRQIIETIEWDFGEAWIPNSTENCLEYSTGLGIDDPNIDIFKQQNSQLTFLPNQGLPGQVWHSRKLEWIEDISLIRDSTFSHSQIAKNTGLKTALGLPIIQDNEVLAILVLFKKDTLVPDERLLDLLNAVTKQLGSLIQRKKIEANLAIANQQLQHLATIDSLTQIPNRRYFDDSLKSEWRRLQRENSFISLILCDVDYFKPYNDNYGHQAGDECLVRVARAINNAIRRPADCVARYGGEEFAIILPNTNLEGAIHVANLVRSALQKLKIPHQYSQVSEYISISLGITSTIPSGDSSPEALIAKADRALYQAKSQGRDRYAVS
- a CDS encoding TldD/PmbA family protein, with the protein product MPDSFAQSKNLLIDAIARYRDCVDYLAIRLEESEGTNILLRGDKVETLSETIALGGQVRACHKGGWGFATFNKFSTLAERIEEAIAAARLVGDEETLLAAIDPVQKICQLSLTGTDPRLVPLPQKKELCDRYNDILLTTNPRIASSQVSYGDSTQHILLATSEGTLLEQSWVDMEMRFSAIARNGDIVQTGRETTGSRKAYEDLTQLDGKVRDTAERAVTALSLPPVTGNTYTVVIDPILTGLFVHEAFGHLSEADMTYENPDLLEVMSMGKRFGSKELQIFDGAAPTGHRGSYFYDDEGTPATTTQLIEDGVLVGRLHSRETAGKLGEKPTGNARCLNYHYPPIVRMTNTWIARGTTPVKDLTAEIKEGVYAQNWLGGMTNGEMFTFSAGEAWMIRNGKLAEPVRDVTLSGNVFKTLANIEAIGNDFYWDESGGCGKSGQSGLPVGCGGPSLRIRDVVVGGEAK